Within Haematobia irritans isolate KBUSLIRL chromosome 2, ASM5000362v1, whole genome shotgun sequence, the genomic segment GGCAAAACGACACCCAAAAAGTACTTATTTGTAGGAAGCAATTGTCGTCGATTAACACAATCGAATACCCATTGTGGTTGTATATAGTCTCTGGAGATATATTGTTTACTTAGACTAGGGCGATCCACAATTTGATGGGTAATTGTTTCATCGGTTTCATTGAAAGTGGCTCCGGGAAAAATTGATGAATCCCATGAAACTGTGCCACCAAATGAACGTATCAAAATAACCAGTGGTTCACGAGGTACTTCACGATTTATGAAGAATTTAAGTCCCTTGAAGAGTGTACGCAATCGTGATAGTTCTTGAGcctcttgcttcattttcaGCACTCGTTTTGAATCACCATCTTGCTCCAAAAGTTCCATATCCATTTGTATATCTTCTTCTTCCTCTTCTACTTTGTCGGTACgcatcaattgaaaatttaatgctGCTATACGATCCGAAACAAAAGAGTGTTCATCTTTTAGAGTATCCTCGTTATCGGATAAAACTGAAGCTGGGAATTGTGGAGGATATACCATATTCAAACTGTGATACAAACGGAAATTGACGAAACCCAACATAATTGTGTAGAATTCCACAAATATGGACATAACTTTGAAATCGACCTCCGCCTTTGAATGAGGTTTGAAGGGATAATAATGAGGTACAATCCATGTAACTTTTTGGCCTTTTATATCAGCTTGGAAATAATAACCTTTGATGGATATGAAAACCTTTCTCAATGATTTGGAGGCAATGACATAATGTAGGAATTCAATTGTGAGTCTGCGACACAGGGCCGATTGTTCTCTGGGTATCAAACGCAATGAGGGAAAGGTACTGAAGAGAAACAATAAAGTCAAGCAATCGTCCAAGTCCTTGATGGCATCAATGAAGGTCGGATAGCGTTCCTTAACAATGTGATCAATTTTGAGTTCAGGAAATTGAGCAAGACGCCGTTTTAAATTACGAAAATCTTTAATGGCACGATCACGACCAGTTTTCTTGGCAAAAATCTAAAGAACGTCATATGTTAGTTAGATAATTGGTACTTAAACTTTTAATGAGTGTATATTTTTAAATGGCTTAGACCATGACTCGGTCTATACGCTAATAATAATAGCAGCAATTCAGATTTCTTTCTCATGCTTTCACGTTTTCCAATCGACACTCACCTTGTAATCACGCAAAGTCCACACCACTGGCTCATGTAATAGGAAGCGAATATCTTTGGCATGGTATAATATCTTAATTTCCGAGGAACCCTTTTGAGCTCGACGTCTATGTTTTGGTTCTCTGGGATAGACACCTTTTATAATGCATAGACGACGAAAATCATTCAAAGATAATTGAAGTTTGCGTAGAGCAGCCCTGCGCGTAATATATTGTGTAGCCTCGCCGGATTCATACTGGAAAAATTAATATGTGAATATGATTTAATGCCAATTTATATGTAATAATTTACCTTCTTTGGACGACGCATTTCTcaagtatatatgtattttattagCGGATTTGTTAGCCTTTTATTCCAAATATTTCAACAGAccttattgtttttattaaacgAAACAACACGTGTGTTGAATGGAGTGTTGGCAATGCTAATGTTTGACAGGGCGTTTTGTATGTTCGGAGCGATTTTTATTTAGAACTATTTTTCAGTGATgccattaatttcattttttcgttATTGCCGTTACTAAACAAATTTGCTAATAAATACCACGTTCACTAGTTCAGTTTATCCGTACAGAAAACAAATGTGGAGGTCTAGGACCatgtttttttgtatattaaaaattcattatttaaAAGCTATCAAATAGTTCCAAAAAAACTGTTACTGGAAGGCCTTCGAGAACAAGTGTCAAGATGAGGGTCTAtgagaaaaaatgtttacttgtcaattttttcaaggcATAATAACAATATGGTCCAAAAACCACCATAAACATTCGGTTTAACATACATATACTTTCTATTTGAATTttcttgttattgtttttttttgtttgtttttaattcagaaatttatcaaacatacaaatgttattgctattttCCGGGGCAAATTGCATTACATTTGTGCGAAACGTCGATGCAAACTTCGTGTAATTATAGCTTCCTTggagaacccgataatttttgataattattaaaaatttttactggaagtcgttcgtttacaccagCCAGCAAAAGAAAGCCggagagagactacatttgacagttattagatagagaaattgcaagtttttgctagagattttttccagtaaaatcttgcaaaccctAGCATACGTTGCCAGCTGGTTATTGATAACAAACAAAGTACCAATACAATGTACATGTTCGGCAACTACGATTGGGAGTTAAATATATTGGGAGTTAAATATAcaggattcgttttttgttttcaatgttttagcagctgaaattttcaatgtgcaaatagttactggataccgttcgtgcacttttcagcaattttaagcaaagagtgtaaaatacactcttactagtttttacttacagcctgtttctgtatgtcgaacgagttcaatcgatcgactgaaatgcatagaaacagctgttttttggttataaattcagctgtttgtttccattttagtcgatcgacagagcttattcgacatacagaaacaggctgttatattttttactggaaaagtacgcgaacagaccttATGTTGTCAGAGGCCTCTGGTGCTTTCGTTTTGCAATGACAAATGTGCAAATATTTACTGGATACCGTTCGTGcacttttcagcaattttaagcaaagagtgtaaaatacacttactagtttttactgtatattttttactggaaaagtacgcgaacagaccttATGTTATCAGAGGCCTCTGATGCTTTCGTTTTGCAATGACATGTCTGTATCTTGTATGTAATTTGGCTTTGTGAATGGGAAACGTAGTGTTGCCAATCTTCATCTTATTTTTAGGAAAATGGGTATTATTCTAATTACGGTTAGGTATGTTTAGCTGCTGCTGCTCACCGATAATGGTCTTGTAGCAACGGAGACAAAAGGTAAACAACAGTGTCGGTTGGGATAACTCGAGAAATGCAAATAATTCGTAAAACGGTACACAAAacgaattgaaaataaaataaacaaattgacAACGGTGAGCAAAGCAACAACAAATTGTGAGTGCCCCCGCAAGTgcttattaatataaaaaatcaataattagTGGCCAAGTTACTTCCCAAGAAGTTTGTTGTTTTCAGATATGTACATGGTCGATAATTCGATTGTTGGCATATGgataacaaaaataatatcgattAAACCCACTTACGCGAAACGTATCGTCGTAGCTCGTTGCAATAAACAATTGTTTAATTTAACAcacctatataattaaaaatatacaaagtAGTAACAAAagagaaccaagaaaaaaaagatTATTACTTTATGATTGTTGAATGATACCCCACTTCGTCTCCCCAACAATCagagtgtgtgtgagtgtgaatTCGTGCTCGAAAACATTTAGGGGATGATGAAGAGGAAAATATATGTGTAGTTAAAGTGGCATGTTGTACATAAGTGTGTGGAAAACGCAAGAATTTgtaggtcaattttttttatagaaaattttagttaatttaaggattatGAAATAGAAATATCAAGTTTTTGATGTAAATAGAATCTGTTTGTGAAACCGCCCTGTAGGTGTGATGCACTGTAAGAATCCCACAATtgctctataagaaaaaaaaaacccaaaattaTTGCTAATACGGGGGAACGAAAAAAGGGTAGTAAACAAATAGGTGGTGGTATGTCAATGAACCGAACCTGAACCGAAAATACGACATCCTAGatgcaaattaaaaagaaagaaaaagtgAAAGGCAGCACAGTTGGAACAGTACGAAGGAAAAGGTGGAGATTTGAATTGTTGATCTTCTTCCTACTGAAAAACGGAAGTAAACTTAAGTGGGCCTTGTTCTGTTAAAAGCTCTACCTACTACCATAATTATACGACATTGATGATGGCTTACAACTAAATAATAAACGAAACGAAGAAGAAGAATAAATAATACATAAAAATAGCAAAGTGCAAATGAAGAATTAACGAGAACATTTCCCCTAGTGGTTTGATGGGTATTTGGAAACTACTTTGTTGAATCGAAGGCCAGAAACAAAAGAATTACAAAGCAGTACTCTCCTTCTCCATAAAAAGACTGATTGTATTCCTGGGGGCAACAGACAGGCGTTCAATAGACGTCATTGCATCATCCCTGAAGATAAGACCAGAATCAAATCTTAATAGCAGAGGAACTTTCTTAGTGGGCCATATCTCAAGGCAAGGTTTAAGTTGGTGACTTTTCTATCAGCTTGTATAGTCAAAAAGGTTATTACGGAATCAAACTACCCCACTCATCTCTGTCCAATAGCGGCCTCCTGAGTAGTAGCAATAATAATTTCTATCTTCGTACAAAGATATAAAAGACAGGTGAGTAAaatacaaaacaagtttttaggGAATGCCTTAGAAAATATAGGCCACGAATTATAACCGCCACCACTCCCTTTGcaatggtattacaggaaatatGTGAATCTTGCATTAGGCTCTAGTTTCTATACTATGGCGTAGATGGCGTTGCTATTGCAATAAAGTGGCACTCCCTCTTTCTCTTCATTCCTCTCAGTTTACCCACACAAAAGAACCACCCACATTTACAGTAAACAATTTACAGTgaagaaaaaatgtaatttgatGTAAATAGCATTGGTTTTTCTTTAGTAAAAGCTACAAAAGAACAGGAAATAACTATTATAAGAGATTTAAATATGGTACTATTCTTAAGAAATTCCAATTCTAAATGTCCTCGGTCTTTCTAATTATCAAACGAGAACAACATTCGTATcgttatttcaaaatattaaattttgttttatttttatataaatatactatataatatattctaacggtCAGGATATACAAAGAAGAATATGCACAATATGTCCATTTTGTATGTGACTCAATTGCCTAGGCtgagtcacacaaaaattcttGGACAGCCTTAACATTAGCGTgaaattaaattgactttagCGGTGTCGATGGATATTATGTTTTAGGCTTGTTCACATTGTCTAATCATTAggcatttttttaatgttcagTAAGAATATGTAGTTATATATGTACATCCATGTGaccatctgaatattttatacaGTTACCTTAATTCCAAAATATACTAAGTGGCAAAATATTGTAAAGTGTTGTGGAATTTTTTTAGTAATGAAATAACGGAATTTATTGGAATTTAATCCTGCTCTCTTGGTGAACATGCTTGGATATGGGGTCAATATTCCGATTTTAGTTTTGGTTTACATGCGAGATATATTTTAACCCAATTTACAGAAATTCAGATCATTAATGAAATACACAAAATAAAAGAGCAATCTCTCGATGACTTGATTatagattttgtattttttctcgatTCTTTATGTTTAGTCAAGAtgatgtaaaaaatatatatatttcacaatGTCCCATTTTTTATGAACGACTAGAGATTCgattgtaaataaaatcaatcaaattgtAAAATTGACATTCAGTTTGTTCAAAAACAATGCCAATAACTTGAAGTTTTGTAATGTTCAAATTCATTTGCTACATTGACCAAAATCTACTAATCAACTTTACAAAAACATCGACTTGCATTAAAAGAGGAAAGTTTGCAAACATAGTTTGGTTACTCCGAAAGTATGGACAGTGTATATATAATGAACCTTTAGGGTGTAGGACATGTCACATACTGGTTAGTCAATTGTGCTTTATTGTCGGTACTTAGATGGATGGTTAGATGGAGTTATCAAGGGGAGGGTAAATCGAAGCagttctaccaaaataaaccaTAGACTAATTTTCttgaaccaatttttaactgATCATATAAACTAACCATTTTATGAGGGCATGTATGTGTGCCATTATACGCACAATAATTACATAAGGCTAAATTGCGTATCAGTTAAACCCCATGTCACTAGTAACCGGTTTCCCGATCCAAGTataagtcaaaactttattgttgttttgatttcagcttaaaaccatgcattactaaactacaagtgtagcctaaccaacagaggaaat encodes:
- the LOC142226292 gene encoding pescadillo homolog; amino-acid sequence: MRRPKKYESGEATQYITRRAALRKLQLSLNDFRRLCIIKGVYPREPKHRRRAQKGSSEIKILYHAKDIRFLLHEPVVWTLRDYKIFAKKTGRDRAIKDFRNLKRRLAQFPELKIDHIVKERYPTFIDAIKDLDDCLTLLFLFSTFPSLRLIPREQSALCRRLTIEFLHYVIASKSLRKVFISIKGYYFQADIKGQKVTWIVPHYYPFKPHSKAEVDFKVMSIFVEFYTIMLGFVNFRLYHSLNMVYPPQFPASVLSDNEDTLKDEHSFVSDRIAALNFQLMRTDKVEEEEEDIQMDMELLEQDGDSKRVLKMKQEAQELSRLRTLFKGLKFFINREVPREPLVILIRSFGGTVSWDSSIFPGATFNETDETITHQIVDRPSLSKQYISRDYIQPQWVFDCVNRRQLLPTNKYFLGVVLPPHLSPFVDAKRDSYIPPEEKSLLDPSLIETHEQSDAEESESDQEEENEDGETAQNLIDAQLQLAYQEEKIEADQYMGDDVNEDEVEDENEDNSEDELDEKEKIRLQEKKKMAVQSGKVHKENKRLLHKNEVDEHRLQARMVKPRHRNLFRKLIREKQSKEKEEWLLKKKRRVIDAQDKAEKKAAKKAAKKAAATSIALQS